A single genomic interval of Lynx canadensis isolate LIC74 chromosome A2, mLynCan4.pri.v2, whole genome shotgun sequence harbors:
- the CCDC136 gene encoding coiled-coil domain-containing protein 136 isoform X3 codes for MQAMEGEVLLPALYEEEEEEEEEEEGVEEEEEQAQKGGSVGSLSASKHRGLSLTETELEELRAQVLQLVAELEETRELAGQHEDDSLELQGLLEDERLASAQQAEVFTKQIQQLQGELRSLREEISLLEREKESELKEIEQELHIAQAEIRNLRQAAEDSATEHESDIASLQEDLCRMQNELDDMERIRGEYEMEITSLRAEMEMKSSEPSNSLSVSDFSEMQEELQQLRERYRFLNEEYRALQESNSSLTGQLADLESERTRRATEKWLESQMVKNTMSAESQTSEMDFLEPDPETQLLRQQLLGAEEQMHDMQNKCKELCCELQELQHHRRTSEEEQKRLQRELKCAQNEVLRFQTSHNAAQNEELKTRLCALQQKYDASQDEQNELLKAQLQLQTELRQLKVMKSTAVESPSEKELMCRLQKLQLQYQHITCEKDKLLDVQRQLCGDLRYHEAEVQRLKDVVASFQESSEKNAEMHTQLQEMKRLYQSSKEELERQKHMYDQLEQDLLLCQQELKELKTTKPIPEDKGKCANKNMFGMWKPIVFLAIAAVALYVLPNMRPQESEFCLTE; via the exons ATGCAAGCTATGGAGG GGGAAGTGTTGCTCCCAGCTCTctatgaggaggaagaggaagaggaagaggaggaagaaggggtggaagaagaggaagagcagGCGCAGAAAGGTGGCAGTGTGGGCTCCTTGTCTGCCAGCAAGCACCGGGGACTGAGCCTCACAGAGACGGAGCTGGAGGAGCTGAGGGCTCAGGTGCTACAGCTGGTGGCAGAGCTGGAGGAGACCCGGGAACTGGCAGGGCAGCACGAGGATGACTCCTTGGAGCTGCAGG gGCTCCTGGAGGATGAACGGCTGGCCAGTGCCCAGCAGGCAGAGGTGTTCACCAAGCAGATCCAGCAGCTCCAAG GTGAGCTGCGGTCTCTACGAGAGGAGATTTCCCTGTTAGAGCGTGAGAAAGAAAGTGAACTTAAGGAAATAGAACAGGAGTTGCACATAGCCCAGGCTGAGATCCGGAATCTGCGGCAAGCAGCAGAGGATTCTGCGACTGAACACGAGAGTGACATAGCATCCCTGCAGGAGGATCTCTGCCGGATGCAGAATGAACTCGATGACATGGAGCGCATTCGGGGAGAGTATGAAATGGAGATCACCTCCCTCCGtgcagaaatggaaatgaagagcTCTGAACCATCCAATAGTTTAAGTGTCTCAGATTTCTCTGAGATGCAAG AAGAGTTGCAGCAACTGCGGGAACGCTACCGCTTCCTGAACGAGGAGTACCGGGCCCTGCAGGAGAGCAACAGCAGCCTCACGGGGCAGCTCGCTGATCTGGAGAGTGAGAG GACACGAAGAGCAACAGAAAAGTGGCTGGAGTCCCAAATGGTAAAGAATACGATGTCAGCAGAGTCTCAGACTTCAGAAATGGATTTTCTAGAACCTGACCCTGAAACCCAGTTGTTGCGACAACAGCTTCTGGGAGCTGAAGAGCAGATGCATGACATGCAGAACAAG TGTAAGGAATTGTGTTGTGAGTTGCAAGAACTACAGCATCATCGCCGGACCAGTGAGGAGGAGCAGAAGCGGCTGCAGAGGGAGCTCAAGTGTGCACAGAATGAGGTGCTTCGGTTTCAGACTTCCCACAATGCCGCCCAG AACGAGGAGCTGAAGACCAGACTCTGTGCCCTTCAGCAAAAGTATGATGCGAGCCAGGACGAGCAGAACGAGCTCTTGAAGGCACAGCTACAGCTTCAGACTGAGCTCCGGCAGCTCAAAGTCATGAAATCCACAGCCGTAGAAAGCCCGAGTGAGAAG GAGTTAATGTGCCGGCTGCAGAAGCTGCAGCTCCAGTACCAGCACATCACGTGCGAGAAGGATAAGCTGCTGGACGTGCAGCGACAACTGTGTGGGGACCTGCGGTACCACGAGGCGGAGGTGCAGCGCCTCAAGGACGTCGTGGCCTCCTTCCAGGAGAGCAGTGAGAAG AACGCAGAGATGCACACCCAGCTTCAGGAGATGAAGCGGCTGTACCAGTCCAGCAAGGAGGAGCTGGAGCGGCAGAAGCACATGTATGATCAGCTCGAGCAGGACCTCCTGCTCTGCCAGCAGGAGCTGAAGGAGCTCAAGACCACCAAGCCCATCCCAGAGGACAAGGGGAAATGTGCTAATAAG
- the CCDC136 gene encoding coiled-coil domain-containing protein 136 isoform X2, whose translation MQAMEGEVLLPALYEEEEEEEEEEEGVEEEEEQAQKGGSVGSLSASKHRGLSLTETELEELRAQVLQLVAELEETRELAGQHEDDSLELQGLLEDERLASAQQAEVFTKQIQQLQGELRSLREEISLLEREKESELKEIEQELHIAQAEIRNLRQAAEDSATEHESDIASLQEDLCRMQNELDDMERIRGEYEMEITSLRAEMEMKSSEPSNSLSVSDFSEMQEELQQLRERYRFLNEEYRALQESNSSLTGQLADLESERTRRATEKWLESQMVKNTMSAESQTSEMDFLEPDPETQLLRQQLLGAEEQMHDMQNKCKELCCELQELQHHRRTSEEEQKRLQRELKCAQNEVLRFQTSHNAAQNEELKTRLCALQQKYDASQDEQNELLKAQLQLQTELRQLKVMKSTAVESPSEKELMCRLQKLQLQYQHITCEKDKLLDVQRQLCGDLRYHEAEVQRLKDVVASFQESSEKNAEMHTQLQEMKRLYQSSKEELERQKHMYDQLEQDLLLCQQELKELKTTKPIPEDKGKCANKCDTVLSRLTELQEQYKASQKELGQLQMEQCELLEDQRRMQEEQGRLQEELHRLPLPFPRAGLFCKSQELLTKLQDLCELQLLYQGMQEEQKKLVQNQECVLREQSDLHEELHLFKEARFQEVFKNPDDSKLSKSSKCGPNKSKMIIAQIQALQGLYESTQTEQELLQQEQGRLLEERKRLQADLQLCLEEMQLLQVQSPSVNRSLESYQKTYGGTAASTEYDRKSYGSSVDDSESYHKSYGSTQASDESFLKSYDSSTSTHKTCDRNYSGSSSSVTYKKSYGSSSSSDTCYKSYVSSIEDEPAEPEDVERCEDMVAKVLIKLQGVQAMYQLSQEEHDQLQERMKKLLERQKELKEELDAYEKEFKECLESSEKPVASSNDRNEIKELQAKLRELQLQYQASMDEQGRLLAVQEQLEGRLQCCQEELRQLKERSSVATETKGKNGNKNMNKNANGVKNKKVTKPSLDGSEYNCEDEKSLEVVLYYKANHTDLYDLTKEEMEEGKKETKEETKQESWEEVASQASDPAEVKSTEDKEGAYEESQEQGGKEEDNKDESDDACPEASEENSPLKLSENKKNMFGMWKPIVFLAIAAVALYVLPNMRPQESEFCLTE comes from the exons ATGCAAGCTATGGAGG GGGAAGTGTTGCTCCCAGCTCTctatgaggaggaagaggaagaggaagaggaggaagaaggggtggaagaagaggaagagcagGCGCAGAAAGGTGGCAGTGTGGGCTCCTTGTCTGCCAGCAAGCACCGGGGACTGAGCCTCACAGAGACGGAGCTGGAGGAGCTGAGGGCTCAGGTGCTACAGCTGGTGGCAGAGCTGGAGGAGACCCGGGAACTGGCAGGGCAGCACGAGGATGACTCCTTGGAGCTGCAGG gGCTCCTGGAGGATGAACGGCTGGCCAGTGCCCAGCAGGCAGAGGTGTTCACCAAGCAGATCCAGCAGCTCCAAG GTGAGCTGCGGTCTCTACGAGAGGAGATTTCCCTGTTAGAGCGTGAGAAAGAAAGTGAACTTAAGGAAATAGAACAGGAGTTGCACATAGCCCAGGCTGAGATCCGGAATCTGCGGCAAGCAGCAGAGGATTCTGCGACTGAACACGAGAGTGACATAGCATCCCTGCAGGAGGATCTCTGCCGGATGCAGAATGAACTCGATGACATGGAGCGCATTCGGGGAGAGTATGAAATGGAGATCACCTCCCTCCGtgcagaaatggaaatgaagagcTCTGAACCATCCAATAGTTTAAGTGTCTCAGATTTCTCTGAGATGCAAG AAGAGTTGCAGCAACTGCGGGAACGCTACCGCTTCCTGAACGAGGAGTACCGGGCCCTGCAGGAGAGCAACAGCAGCCTCACGGGGCAGCTCGCTGATCTGGAGAGTGAGAG GACACGAAGAGCAACAGAAAAGTGGCTGGAGTCCCAAATGGTAAAGAATACGATGTCAGCAGAGTCTCAGACTTCAGAAATGGATTTTCTAGAACCTGACCCTGAAACCCAGTTGTTGCGACAACAGCTTCTGGGAGCTGAAGAGCAGATGCATGACATGCAGAACAAG TGTAAGGAATTGTGTTGTGAGTTGCAAGAACTACAGCATCATCGCCGGACCAGTGAGGAGGAGCAGAAGCGGCTGCAGAGGGAGCTCAAGTGTGCACAGAATGAGGTGCTTCGGTTTCAGACTTCCCACAATGCCGCCCAG AACGAGGAGCTGAAGACCAGACTCTGTGCCCTTCAGCAAAAGTATGATGCGAGCCAGGACGAGCAGAACGAGCTCTTGAAGGCACAGCTACAGCTTCAGACTGAGCTCCGGCAGCTCAAAGTCATGAAATCCACAGCCGTAGAAAGCCCGAGTGAGAAG GAGTTAATGTGCCGGCTGCAGAAGCTGCAGCTCCAGTACCAGCACATCACGTGCGAGAAGGATAAGCTGCTGGACGTGCAGCGACAACTGTGTGGGGACCTGCGGTACCACGAGGCGGAGGTGCAGCGCCTCAAGGACGTCGTGGCCTCCTTCCAGGAGAGCAGTGAGAAG AACGCAGAGATGCACACCCAGCTTCAGGAGATGAAGCGGCTGTACCAGTCCAGCAAGGAGGAGCTGGAGCGGCAGAAGCACATGTATGATCAGCTCGAGCAGGACCTCCTGCTCTGCCAGCAGGAGCTGAAGGAGCTCAAGACCACCAAGCCCATCCCAGAGGACAAGGGGAAATGTGCTAATAAG TGTGACACAGTGCTATCCAGACTGACAGAATTGCAGGAACAGTACAAGGCCAGCCAGAAGGAGTTGGGGCAGCTGCAGATGGAGCAGTGCGAGCTCCTGGAGGATCAGAGGAGGATGCAGGAGGAGCAGGGCCGGCTGCAAGAAGAGCTGCACAGGCTCCCGCTCCCGTTCCCCAGAGCTGGTCTCTTCTGTAAG AGTCAGGAGCTGCTTACAAAGTTACAAGACCTGTGTGAACTACAACTGCTCTACCAAGGCATGCAGGAAGAGCAGAAAAAACTGGTACAGAATCAAGAATGTGTGCTCAGAGAACAGTCAGACCTGCACGAAGAGCTACATCTTTTCAAAGAGGCTCGTTTCCAGGAAGTCTTCAAGAATCCCGATGATTCCAAATTGTCTAAGTCCTCCAAGTGTGGTCCTAACAAG TCCAAGATGATCATCGCCCAGATACAGGCTCTGCAGGGGCTGTACGAGAGCACTCAGACCGAGCAGGAGCTACTGCAGCAGGAGCAGGGCAGGCTCCTTGAGGAGCGGAAGAGGCTGCAGGCCGACTTGCAGCTCTGCCTGGAAGAGATGCAGCTGCTCCAAGTCCAGTCCCCTTCCGTAAACAGGAGCCTTGAGTCCTACCAGAAGACCTACGGCGGCACGGCCGCCAGCACCGAGTACGATCGTAAGAGCTACGGTAGCAGCGTTGATGACAGCGAGAGCTATCACAAGAGTTACGGTAGCACCCAGGCCAGTGATGAGAGCTTTCTCAAGAGCTACGACAGCAGCACCAGTACCCACAAGACCTGTGATAGGAATtacagcggcagcagcagcagcgtcACCTATAAGAAGAGTTACGGTAGCAGCAGTAGCTCTGACACCTGTTACAAGAGTTACGTCAGCAGCATTGAGGATGAACCTGCTGAGCCTGAAGATGTAGAG CGCTGTGAGGACATGGTGGCCAAGGTGTTGATCAAGCTGCAGGGAGTGCAGGCCATGTACCAGCTCAGCCAGGAGGAACACGACCAGCTGCAAGAGCGAATGAAAAAGCTGCTGGAACGGCAGAAGGAGCTGAAGGAAGAGCTGGATGCCTATGAAAAGGAATTCAAGGAGTGCCTGGAAAGCTCCGAGAAGCCTGTTGCCTCCTCAAATGACAGGAACGAG ATCAAAGAGCTGCAGGCCAAGCTGCGGGAGCTGCAGCTGCAGTATCAGGCCAGCATGGACGAGCAGGGGCGGCTTCTGGCCGTGCAGGAGCAGCTGGAGGGACGGCTGCAGTGCTGCCAGGAGGAGCTGCGCCAGCTCAAGGAGAGGTCCTCTGTCGCCACAGAAACCAAGGGGAAAAACGGCAATAAGAATATGAACAAAAATGCCAAcggggttaaaaataaaaaggtgaccAAACCAAGCCTGGACGGCTCTGAGTACAACTGTGAGGACGAGAAG AGTCTGGAGGTGGTGCTCTACTACAAGGCCAACCACACGGATTTATATGATctcacaaaagaggaaatggaggagggaaagaaggaaaccaaagagGAAACGAAGCAGGAGTCCTGGGAGGAAGTAGCTTCTCAGGCATCAGACCCTGCAGAGGTGAAGTCCACAGAAGATAAAGAGGGGGCTTATGAAGAGTCCCAAGAGCAGGGGGGCAAGGAAGAAGACAACAAAGATGAGAGTGACGACGCATGCCCTGAAGCTTCAGAGGAAAACAGCCCCCTCAagctttctgaaaacaaaaag
- the CCDC136 gene encoding coiled-coil domain-containing protein 136 isoform X5, which translates to MQAMEGEVLLPALYEEEEEEEEEEEGVEEEEEQAQKGGSVGSLSASKHRGLSLTETELEELRAQVLQLVAELEETRELAGQHEDDSLELQGLLEDERLASAQQAEVFTKQIQQLQGELRSLREEISLLEREKESELKEIEQELHIAQAEIRNLRQAAEDSATEHESDIASLQEDLCRMQNELDDMERIRGEYEMEITSLRAEMEMKSSEPSNSLSVSDFSEMQEELQQLRERYRFLNEEYRALQESNSSLTGQLADLESERTRRATEKWLESQMVKNTMSAESQTSEMDFLEPDPETQLLRQQLLGAEEQMHDMQNKCKELCCELQELQHHRRTSEEEQKRLQRELKCAQNEVLRFQTSHNAAQNEELKTRLCALQQKYDASQDEQNELLKAQLQLQTELRQLKVMKSTAVESPSEKELMCRLQKLQLQYQHITCEKDKLLDVQRQLCGDLRYHEAEVQRLKDVVASFQESSEKPSPAPEPPIFSLPLVGLVVISALLWCWWAETSS; encoded by the exons ATGCAAGCTATGGAGG GGGAAGTGTTGCTCCCAGCTCTctatgaggaggaagaggaagaggaagaggaggaagaaggggtggaagaagaggaagagcagGCGCAGAAAGGTGGCAGTGTGGGCTCCTTGTCTGCCAGCAAGCACCGGGGACTGAGCCTCACAGAGACGGAGCTGGAGGAGCTGAGGGCTCAGGTGCTACAGCTGGTGGCAGAGCTGGAGGAGACCCGGGAACTGGCAGGGCAGCACGAGGATGACTCCTTGGAGCTGCAGG gGCTCCTGGAGGATGAACGGCTGGCCAGTGCCCAGCAGGCAGAGGTGTTCACCAAGCAGATCCAGCAGCTCCAAG GTGAGCTGCGGTCTCTACGAGAGGAGATTTCCCTGTTAGAGCGTGAGAAAGAAAGTGAACTTAAGGAAATAGAACAGGAGTTGCACATAGCCCAGGCTGAGATCCGGAATCTGCGGCAAGCAGCAGAGGATTCTGCGACTGAACACGAGAGTGACATAGCATCCCTGCAGGAGGATCTCTGCCGGATGCAGAATGAACTCGATGACATGGAGCGCATTCGGGGAGAGTATGAAATGGAGATCACCTCCCTCCGtgcagaaatggaaatgaagagcTCTGAACCATCCAATAGTTTAAGTGTCTCAGATTTCTCTGAGATGCAAG AAGAGTTGCAGCAACTGCGGGAACGCTACCGCTTCCTGAACGAGGAGTACCGGGCCCTGCAGGAGAGCAACAGCAGCCTCACGGGGCAGCTCGCTGATCTGGAGAGTGAGAG GACACGAAGAGCAACAGAAAAGTGGCTGGAGTCCCAAATGGTAAAGAATACGATGTCAGCAGAGTCTCAGACTTCAGAAATGGATTTTCTAGAACCTGACCCTGAAACCCAGTTGTTGCGACAACAGCTTCTGGGAGCTGAAGAGCAGATGCATGACATGCAGAACAAG TGTAAGGAATTGTGTTGTGAGTTGCAAGAACTACAGCATCATCGCCGGACCAGTGAGGAGGAGCAGAAGCGGCTGCAGAGGGAGCTCAAGTGTGCACAGAATGAGGTGCTTCGGTTTCAGACTTCCCACAATGCCGCCCAG AACGAGGAGCTGAAGACCAGACTCTGTGCCCTTCAGCAAAAGTATGATGCGAGCCAGGACGAGCAGAACGAGCTCTTGAAGGCACAGCTACAGCTTCAGACTGAGCTCCGGCAGCTCAAAGTCATGAAATCCACAGCCGTAGAAAGCCCGAGTGAGAAG GAGTTAATGTGCCGGCTGCAGAAGCTGCAGCTCCAGTACCAGCACATCACGTGCGAGAAGGATAAGCTGCTGGACGTGCAGCGACAACTGTGTGGGGACCTGCGGTACCACGAGGCGGAGGTGCAGCGCCTCAAGGACGTCGTGGCCTCCTTCCAGGAGAGCAGTGAGAAG CCATCCCCTGCCCCCGAGCCCCCCATCTTCTCCTTGCCTCTCGTAGGCCTGGTGGTCATATCGGCTTTGCTCTGGTGCTGGTGGGCCGAGACGTCGTCCTAA
- the CCDC136 gene encoding coiled-coil domain-containing protein 136 isoform X4, with product MQAMEGEVLLPALYEEEEEEEEEEEGVEEEEEQAQKGGSVGSLSASKHRGLSLTETELEELRAQVLQLVAELEETRELAGQHEDDSLELQGLLEDERLASAQQAEVFTKQIQQLQGELRSLREEISLLEREKESELKEIEQELHIAQAEIRNLRQAAEDSATEHESDIASLQEDLCRMQNELDDMERIRGEYEMEITSLRAEMEMKSSEPSNSLSVSDFSEMQEELQQLRERYRFLNEEYRALQESNSSLTGQLADLESERTRRATEKWLESQMVKNTMSAESQTSEMDFLEPDPETQLLRQQLLGAEEQMHDMQNKCKELCCELQELQHHRRTSEEEQKRLQRELKCAQNEVLRFQTSHNAAQNEELKTRLCALQQKYDASQDEQNELLKAQLQLQTELRQLKVMKSTAVESPSEKELMCRLQKLQLQYQHITCEKDKLLDVQRQLCGDLRYHEAEVQRLKDVVASFQESSEKNAEMHTQLQEMKRLYQSSKEELERQKHMYDQLEQDLLLCQQELKELKTTKPIPEDKGKCANKPSPAPEPPIFSLPLVGLVVISALLWCWWAETSS from the exons ATGCAAGCTATGGAGG GGGAAGTGTTGCTCCCAGCTCTctatgaggaggaagaggaagaggaagaggaggaagaaggggtggaagaagaggaagagcagGCGCAGAAAGGTGGCAGTGTGGGCTCCTTGTCTGCCAGCAAGCACCGGGGACTGAGCCTCACAGAGACGGAGCTGGAGGAGCTGAGGGCTCAGGTGCTACAGCTGGTGGCAGAGCTGGAGGAGACCCGGGAACTGGCAGGGCAGCACGAGGATGACTCCTTGGAGCTGCAGG gGCTCCTGGAGGATGAACGGCTGGCCAGTGCCCAGCAGGCAGAGGTGTTCACCAAGCAGATCCAGCAGCTCCAAG GTGAGCTGCGGTCTCTACGAGAGGAGATTTCCCTGTTAGAGCGTGAGAAAGAAAGTGAACTTAAGGAAATAGAACAGGAGTTGCACATAGCCCAGGCTGAGATCCGGAATCTGCGGCAAGCAGCAGAGGATTCTGCGACTGAACACGAGAGTGACATAGCATCCCTGCAGGAGGATCTCTGCCGGATGCAGAATGAACTCGATGACATGGAGCGCATTCGGGGAGAGTATGAAATGGAGATCACCTCCCTCCGtgcagaaatggaaatgaagagcTCTGAACCATCCAATAGTTTAAGTGTCTCAGATTTCTCTGAGATGCAAG AAGAGTTGCAGCAACTGCGGGAACGCTACCGCTTCCTGAACGAGGAGTACCGGGCCCTGCAGGAGAGCAACAGCAGCCTCACGGGGCAGCTCGCTGATCTGGAGAGTGAGAG GACACGAAGAGCAACAGAAAAGTGGCTGGAGTCCCAAATGGTAAAGAATACGATGTCAGCAGAGTCTCAGACTTCAGAAATGGATTTTCTAGAACCTGACCCTGAAACCCAGTTGTTGCGACAACAGCTTCTGGGAGCTGAAGAGCAGATGCATGACATGCAGAACAAG TGTAAGGAATTGTGTTGTGAGTTGCAAGAACTACAGCATCATCGCCGGACCAGTGAGGAGGAGCAGAAGCGGCTGCAGAGGGAGCTCAAGTGTGCACAGAATGAGGTGCTTCGGTTTCAGACTTCCCACAATGCCGCCCAG AACGAGGAGCTGAAGACCAGACTCTGTGCCCTTCAGCAAAAGTATGATGCGAGCCAGGACGAGCAGAACGAGCTCTTGAAGGCACAGCTACAGCTTCAGACTGAGCTCCGGCAGCTCAAAGTCATGAAATCCACAGCCGTAGAAAGCCCGAGTGAGAAG GAGTTAATGTGCCGGCTGCAGAAGCTGCAGCTCCAGTACCAGCACATCACGTGCGAGAAGGATAAGCTGCTGGACGTGCAGCGACAACTGTGTGGGGACCTGCGGTACCACGAGGCGGAGGTGCAGCGCCTCAAGGACGTCGTGGCCTCCTTCCAGGAGAGCAGTGAGAAG AACGCAGAGATGCACACCCAGCTTCAGGAGATGAAGCGGCTGTACCAGTCCAGCAAGGAGGAGCTGGAGCGGCAGAAGCACATGTATGATCAGCTCGAGCAGGACCTCCTGCTCTGCCAGCAGGAGCTGAAGGAGCTCAAGACCACCAAGCCCATCCCAGAGGACAAGGGGAAATGTGCTAATAAG CCATCCCCTGCCCCCGAGCCCCCCATCTTCTCCTTGCCTCTCGTAGGCCTGGTGGTCATATCGGCTTTGCTCTGGTGCTGGTGGGCCGAGACGTCGTCCTAA